A segment of the Stigmatella aurantiaca genome:
TCCCTCGCTTGGAAAAACCGCCGCCCTTCCTCGGATGGGCGGCAGGGATGCCCAACGCTGCGCCCAATGATTGGGCACACGCCGGCCCCCAAGCGGCCCAGCCAGGCCGCAGGGGCGTGGGCTTCCAGGTCACTGTAGGTACTTGGGGCTCAACACCCCGCGCTCTGGGAGGGCCCCTGTGCTGGGGCCCACCGAGCAGGCCACGAGGGCAATGCCAGGTGCTCCACCATGGCGCTCACCCCACCGGGCGCCATCAGGGATGCCAGCCCCTCCTGCGGCCTCCACTCCCAGCGCAGGCGAAGACTTCCAGCGCTTTCCGTCCGGCGCAGCAGCCTCACCCCATCCCATCTCGGCGTGCGTTGCTTCGCCGGCGCCACCGCCACGGCCAGCGACCGCCTCTCCTCCAGCCCCGGCGTAAGCCCCCGCTTGAGGGAACCTCCGTGGCCAGAAGGGGGTGGACCTCTGGGGCGGCTGGAAGGACGCGAGCACTCGCGAGCCCTGGGAGGAGGACACGGCTGGCTCGACGACGATGCGCCCGTCGCCTCCTACTGGGCCGAGTTCGCCCAGGCCGGCAAGTCCCGCATCACCGTGCATCAGCTCCTCGCGCATAAGACCGGCCTGCCCGCGTTCGATGGGTGGATGGAGCCGGTGAAGCTCGCGGGCCTCGACTCCCTGGCCCGGGGGCTCGCCTGGCAGGCCCCAGCGTGGGAGCCCGGCACGCACCACGGCGACCCCAGCTTCACCAGTGGCTGATTCCTGGGCGAGCGCATCCCGCTCGCGCAGTCGCTCCGGCTTCGACTCGCCCGTGTACCGCGCCCCGCCCGTCCTGCCCCCGGGCACCCTCGGCGCGGGGGGCTCCCTGGGCTTCGCCGGCCCGGATGCCCAGTTCGGCTTCGGCTACGGGATGAACCGCGCGGGCCAGCACCTCATGACCGGCCCACGCGCCCTCGCCCTGCTCACCTGTCCGGCTCCACCTCACGCGCGGCGTGAGCCGGACCTCGGCCCTGGGCCGGCTACGAATCCATGACCGGCGCCCGGGTCAGGACGGGCCGGGCCTCCTCCTGTACGCCCACGGCGGCGGCGGCCTTGTGACTCCGGGCGATGTGCTCGAGCGCATCGTCATACGAAGACACCAGGCTGGCGGACGGAGACTGCCGCGGGAAGCCACCCTGCTCGAGCATCCGCCCCACCTCGCCCCACGCGACGACGACGACCACGCCGTCGCGCGTGACGAGGCAGTCCCGGAGGTTCAGCACCTCCTGGAGTCCCGCGGCATCCAGGTAGGGCACCGCGGTCAGATCGAGCACGGCGTACCTCGGCAAGGGGTGACTGGCGAGCGCCGTGTTGAGGACGCCAGGAGAGAGGAAGTCGAGCGGCCCGCGGACGCGGATGCGCTGGAGGGGCGGCCGCTCGTCCTGCCCGGCGGCGGCCGCGCTCAGGGTGCGGAAGTGGGGGCGTCCATCCAGCCGGAGGATCCGCGTCTGGATCTCCGTCCGGGGCCGGGCCCTCAAGAGCAGTCCGAGGGAGAGCAGCACGCCCGCGCCGAGTCCGAGCAGGAGATCCACCGAGGCGATGACGATGGCGGTCACCGCCACCACCGCCACCTGGGGACGCTCCTGATCCCACAGCTTGCGCAGGCCCCGGAAATCCAGCAGCCGCACGCCGACCACCACGAGAATGCCCGCGAGCGCGGCGATGGGCACGCGAGCGACGAGCGCTCCGGCCACGAGGCACACGGCCAGCAGCAGCAGCGCATGGAGCACGGATGCCGCGCGGGTACGGGCTCCCGCCTGGATCGACACCGAGGAGCGGACGATGGCCCCCATCACCGGCATGCCGCCGAAGAGCGAGGAGGCGAGGTTGGCCATGCCTTGGGCCATCAGCTCCTGATCATGGTCGCTCTGCTGCTTCTCGAAGCCCGGGAACTGATCAATGGCGCTGGCCGACATCAACGAGCCCAGCGACGCGAGCACGGTGAGCGAGAGGACGTCGGGCAGCAGCGCGCTCCAGTCCACGCCCGCCAGCAAGGGCAGTTGGGGCAAAGGCAGTCCCGCGGGCAGGCTCCCCACGCGGGCGAGCTCCGGCCCCAACAGTCCGCCGAGCAGCGTGGCCACCACGAGCCCCACCAGCACCGAGGGCACCCGGCGCTGCACGCGAGGCAGGCCCACCATGCATGCGATCGCCAACACACCAATGGCAATGCCTCCCCCGTGCATCATCCATTCCCCCGCCTGCGCGGGCAGCGAGGACAGCGAGCCGGCCGTCTTCGGCAATCCCAACAACCGGGGCAGCTGGCTGTTGAGGAGGAGCAGGCCGATGCCCGCCATGAATCCGCGCACCACCGGCGCCGGCAGCAACTTCGCCAACCGGCCCACGCGCAGCAGGCCGAGCACGATCTGCAAGAGCCCGCAGAGGAAGGTGGCCACGACCATGCCCGTGATGCCATGGCGCTGGACCAGGAGGAGCACGATGGGCACCAGCGCGGCCTCGGGCCCCGTCACCTGCAGACGGGAACCGCCCAGCAACCCGGCCACGACACCGGCGATCGCCCCACTGATGAGACCCACGCTGGCTGGCAGTCCCGACGCCACCGCGAGTGCGAGATTGAGCGGAAGCGCCACGCACGCCACCGTGAGCGCTCCAGACAGGTCCTGCCCCAATGTCTTGGGAGAGACCATCTGCTTCCAGTCCTGCCACAGAAGGCGCGCACGAGCCGCGGCTCCAAACGAGTGATGTTCGAGCATGATACCGGCGCGCCTTTTCACGCCGCGTGCCGCGCCGCGTTCCCTCGGAAGACGCCCGCCCCTGTCGGCATCACCCAACACCTGGGTTGAGGGGATGAGCCGACACCTGTCCGTTCCAGCCGACACCAGCTTAACGAGTGAACAGCCGGGCCCACTCCGCCGTGCACGCAGGCGGAGAGCGCGTTAGGACGCGCACCCCGGAGCCTGCCCACGACATGCGTCTCGTTCAGCGTCTGCTCATCTCCCACTCCCTGCTCACCGCCATCCTGCTCGGTGCCGCCGGCTTCGCCGTGGTGGCCCTGGTTCGCATGACCAGCCTCCTCACGGAGATCCGCGAGGAACATCTGAGCAAGGTGCAGGAGGAGGAGGCCGTGCACCAGGCGGCCTGGGGCGTGGAGGTCGCCGCCCGGCACGCCATCCTGGCCTGTGAACGCGATTCGAACGCCGGGCCCGAGGTGGCGCTCTCCCTGAAGGAGTCCCTGCGCCAGCTGGAGTTGCTGCTCTCCCATCACGGAGACGCCATCCAGCCGAGCATCCGGAACTCGGCGGAGGATTACCGCGACTATGCCCGGTACGTGAGCGAGGAGAACACCTGCACCCGCCTCTTCGATCCCGAGCTGCGGCAGAAGCGGCTCATCTGGGACGAGAACCTCACGGATGCCTGGATCACCATCGTGCGCTCCCTGCTCCAGGAGGTCCTCAAGCGCGAGGCCGAGGCGTATGCCATTGGTGCCACGGCGATCGGCGTGGGGTCCATCTTCGGAGCCCTGGCGATGTTCGCCGCCTGGGGCGTAGCGCGCTGGATGGCGCGGGGGGTGACGCGGCCCCTGGAGCTGCTCGCCACACAGGCCCAGCAGGTGGGCCAGGGGAACTTCGCCCCCATCGAGCCGGTGGGCGGTCCGCTCGAGGTGCAGGAGCTGGCCTCCGAGCTGGAGCGGACACGCGCGCGTCTGGCGGAGATTGATCACCTCAAGGACGCTTTCGTGGCCTCCGTGTCGCACGATCTCCGGACACCGCTCACGCGGCTGCGGGCCGCGCTCGGGCTGATGGCGGACGGCACCACCGGCCCGCTCAATGCGCAGCAGCGGCGGGTGATCGATCTGGCGCGAAGTGCCTGCGAGCGGGAGATCCGCCTGGTGTCCGCGCTGCTCGACATGTCCCGCGTGAAGTCCGGCAAGGCGCTGCGGCGCGAGGCGGGCTGCCTGCTGGATGACGTGCTCCTCCGGGCCCTGGAGGACATGCAGGGCGAGGCCGAGGAGGCCGGGGTCCAGCTGGAGCTGGAGAAGGAGGGGCCGCTGTCCCCCGCCTCGCTCGACGCGGCCCTCATCGAGCGCACGGTGGCCAACCTCCTGGGCAACGCCATCCGCGTCTCCTCACGGGGGCAGAAGGTCCGGATGCTCCGCACCGTCACCCAGGAGGGGCCTCCCGGGCACACCGCGTCCGGCACCTGGGCCCGGGTGGTGGTGCGCGACGAGGGCCCGGGAGTCCGGCCCGAGGTGCGAAACCGGCTCTTCGAGCACTTCTTCACCTCTCCGGTGGGCAACACCGCCAACCCCCCCGGAATCGGCCTGGGCCTGCCGCTGGCGCGCGAGATGATGCGTGCGCATGGTGGCGACGTGGCGTTCCTCGACGAGCCGGGCCCGGGCGCGGCCTTCGCCCTCTGGATACCCCTCGAAGGCCCGGCCTCCCTCCGCTACGCTCCCGAGGCGACTCCTTCTGCGTCGCCTGATGCCCGGAGCCCTGAATGAGCCAGTCCTCCCAGCCTCCGTCCTCTCCCGCCAACCGCGTGCTGGTGGTGGATGACGACCTCGAGCTGTGTGAGCTCATCTCTCTGCGCCTGGAGGCCCAGGGGATGGAGGTGGCGAGCGTCCCCACCGGCCAGCAGGCGCTCGAGCGGGTGGAGGCGGGCAAGGTGGATGCGATGGTGCTCGATCTCCGGCTGGGAGACGTGGATGGCCTGGAGGTGCTCGCCCAGGCACGCGAGCGCATCCCGGAGCTGCCGGTGGTCATCCTCACCGCGCACGGCACCATCGAGACCGCGGTGGAGGCCATGCGCCGGGGCGCCTATGGCTTTCTCACCAAGCCCTTCCAGGACCACGAGCTGGTGCAGAAGCTGGTGCACGCGCTCGAGCGCACGACCCTGCAACGCGAGGTGGATGACCTGCGCCGTATCGTGGCCGGCGTTCCGCGCGAGCGGTTGCTCGGCCGGAGCCCGGCCATCACCCAGGTGCGGGCGCACATCGCCCGGGTGGCGCCCTCGGATGCCACGGTGCTGGTGCTCGGCGAATCAGGCACGGGCAAGGAGCTGGCCGCGCGATTGCTGCATGGGCTCTCCCGCCGCGCGCATGGGCCCTTCGTGGCGGTGAACTGCGGGGCGCTCCCGCCGGAGCTGCTGGAGAGCGAGCTGTTCGGCCACGTGAAGGGGGCCTTCACCGGAGCCACCCAGTCGCGTGAGGGGCTCTTCGGGGCCGCGCGGGGTGGAACGCTCTTCCTCGACGAGGTGGGCGAGGCGCCCCCCAGCGTGCAGGTGAAGCTGCTGCGGGTGTTGCAGGAGCGGCGCTATACCCGCGTGGGCTCGAGCACCGAGGAGGAAGCGGACGTGCGGGTGGTGGCGGCCACCAACCGGGATCTCCGCGAGGAGGTGGAGCTCCGGCGCTTCCGCGAGGATCTCTACTACCGGCTCTACGTGGTGCCGATCACCATGCCGCCGTTGCGCGAGCGGGCCGAGGACATTCCGCTCCTGGCCCAGCTCTTCCTCGAGCGGGCCGCGGCGCACAATGGAATGCGGGTGCCGCGGCTGAGCCCGGAGGCCCTCCAGCTGCTGCGGGACTACACGTGGCCGGGCAACGTGCGCGAGCTGCTCAACGTGATGGAGGCCGCCGTCCTGCTGGCCGCCTCCGAGGAGCTGCGGGCCGAGCACCTGAGGCACCTCGTGCAGCCCTCCCCCCGCGCCACGCCGCCCGGGATGGAGGAGGCCTCACCCGGCGCCGTTTCTCCCCGGGCGTCCGAGACCGAGGCCCCGCTGCCCACCCTCCGCGAGGCGCGTGACGCGTTCGAGCGCGACTACCTGATGGAGGCCCTGCGGCGCAGCGGCGGCAACGTGAGCGCCGCGGCGCGCATGGCCGGGCGCAACCGCACCGACTTCTACGAGCTGCTGCGCCGGCACGGGCTGTCGGCCTCGGACTTCAAGGACACGGGCCACGGGCGCTGAGCCTGACAACCTTCTCCTGGAGTTCCTGGGCCCGGCTTGCGGCAAGCGGGGCAGCATCGTCGTCTCCAAACGCTTTTGTTACCCCCAAAAACATAAACTCACGGAATGCAGGTTTTCCAATATTAATATTTGACCTAAAAACAAGAGAATGACATACGCCCCTCGCTGTTCGCTGGCGAGCCATACATGTCTTGCATTTCAAATCTTCGATGAGGTGTTACGTATGAAGAAATTGTTCAGAGCGCTCCACTCCTCCGGAACCGTCTTCTCCGCCACTTCGGCCCTCCTCCTCTCCACGGCCAGCATGGCGGAGGGAAGCACCAGTGCATCCCCCCTCTCGGGATGCGCGCCTCTGTGTGTGGGAGGCGTTTGCACGCCCGTCCAGATCGCGGACTTCTGGCCCACGACATCCATCGCAGTGACGGACCAGGACGTGTACTTCTCCGGCGGCGCCTACCCGACGCTTTCGAACGGCTTCGTGGGCAGGGTTTCCAAGTCAGGCGGCCCCGCCACACGCATCCTCACGAACCTCGCGGCCATCCCGGCCGTCCGGGAAACCGGCGGAGATCTCTATGTCCTGGGCTCCGCACATCCCCTGCCGGGCAAGGTGAACCGGCTGAACGCGAACGGCTCCTTCACGGCCATTCCGGCCTCGGCCGGCAAGCCGCGATTCTTCACGGGGGATGCCACCCACCTCTACTGGATCGACACCAACGATGGGCACTTCTACGCGGTGCCACGCGAGGGAGGCTCGCCCACCGTGGTCGCGCAGAGTGGCCTTCCGACCAAGCCACTTCAGGCCCTCACGGACGAGGACAACCTCTACTGGGTGAACCGGCCGGCGAGTGGAAAGGGATGGACCCTCTGGAAGGCGCCGAAGGACGGCGGGGCCGCGCCCACCCAGCTTCTCTTCATCCAGGCGGGCAAGTTCCACCAGTTCGCCATGGACGCGGACACTATCTACTTCCTCGACTACTACACCGGGCTCAACAAGATCTCCAAGAGCGGCGGCGCCGTGACGAACATCGCCTACGCGGACAGCCCTGGGAGTGTCCTGGCCGTCGATGACGAGCGGCTCTACTGGATCAAGGACGAAGTCCTCACGGCGACCTGCAAGGATGGGAGCGGCGATCAGGTCCTGACCACGGAGACCTACTCCACGGACGATATCGCCGTGGATGATTCGGGCATCTACTGGGCCCAGTTCTACAAAGTCTGGAAGCTCGCGAAGTAGCCCGGCATTCCCCAGCCAAGACAGCCGGCTTGGATGTTGTTCCTTGGCGGGTCTGAAGGGGCTCCGCTGGGATGGCGGAGCCCTGGGCTTGCCCCCAGGGGCCTCCGCTGCGGGCGAGGGTGAGCTCGGCTGCCCGGCCGGCCGAAGCCCCAGTCCGTGGCGCAGATTTTCTGCATCATCTTCCACACTGTCGGCTCATTCCGTGTGAGCGAGCTTCGCTCCCCCAAGCGGCACCTGAGGAATCTACTCAACATGAAGAATTTCAGTAAACCTTCGACGTGGCCCCTTTCGGCCGCCCTGTTGCTTCTCTTGACGGTCAGCGTTCCCTCCTCCGCGAGCGCGGACGGGCTTGCGCCTGAGCTGACAGAGCTGACCCAGGTGCAGAAGCTGATTCCGCGTCCGGAGCAGTCCGCCCTGAAGCCACTCAAGGCGCTGCCGATGCTGCACCGCGCGTCCCGGGTGGATCTCTCCATCCTGGAGGCACACGCCAAGACCCTCCACGAGGGGGAAGTTCATCCGCTCGCGACGAACACGGACCCCAGCTCAGCGCTCTACATGAGCCTGAACACCGCGGTCAGCAACACCCTCTCCGCGCAAGGCGAGCAGCACTGGTACTTCGTCCACTCGGCGGACGCAGGCAAGTTGACCTTCAACCTGCAGGTGGTGAACAGCGCCAGCGTCGACTATGATCTGCACGTCTTCAAGCTCAACCTGGACACCGGCATGCTGGAGGACGAGCAGGTCTCCGCCTTCGGGCCGCAGACGAGCGAGCAGCTCAGCACCTTGGTCAGCGAAGACTCCTACTATTTCATCTGCGTCAACGCCTACCAGGGCTTCGATGCGGCGCGTCCCTATCAGTTAGCCGCCCTCTACTCGCCCACGAGCGACGCCGCCGAGGCGGATGACCACCCGGCACAAGCCAAGGCGTACTCGGTCAGGTTCACCGCCAACCAGACCCTGGACAACGCCTATGATATTGATTGGATCCAGTTCACTGCCCCGAAAGCCAACAATTTCACGTTCACGTTCAGCAACGTGCCCTCCTCTTCCAATTACCAGGTGGGCATCTATGACGGAAACTTGAACCGCCTGGCGACCCTCACGAAGAACTCCACCGTGACGTACTCGATGGGCGCAGGCGTGTACTATCTTCGCGTCGCGTCGCTGGACACAGCCGTTCCGGCCGCGGCCTACCAGCTGAGCGTGAACACCGCCGCCACCTCGGCCTACCTGGGCTGGGTGGACACGGACGGGGGAAATGCGGGATTCGTCAATTACGGCGCGGGGAACTTCTGGCGCGTCTACCGCTCGACCATTCTCGCCGGCGCCCTGACGGATATCAATGGCGACCCTGTCGTGAACGCGCCTGTCACCATCGTCGTCAACACCCCTCAGACGTATGTCTCCACCACCACGGTCTCGGGCGTCACGGATGTGGGTGGCAACTTCGGCCTCTCCGTGAACCTGCCTTCCGCCAAGGGCACTTACGTGTATGACAACTGGTCCAGCTATCACTATTTTGACATGGCGACCGTGAGCATCCGCTCTTCCATCCTCCAGTACAACACGAGCGTGTATCACTTCGCGTACTCCACCTACAAACCGCACTGACGCCTGAGTCCCCCGCCCCCTTTCCTCCGCTGGAAAGGGGGCCATGTACCGGCCCAACCCCGCTGCTCGTCCGAAACGGGTACGCGGGCCATGCCGCGCAGAAAACCCGAGGAAAGTAGGACCTCGTAGGTTTCGAGAGTCATCACTTGCCCTTGTAGGGAGGCGGTTGATTTTTCCGGTCACAGGCTGGATCCTGGCCCTGGACGAGCCGTGGAATGGGCACGACCGTGGAGGGGCGGGTGGCAAACAAGACGCAGGCGACCGACGCATCCGTTGACAGCTTTTTCGACAAGATCGAACCCCAGGCACGGCGCGACGACGCGAAGGCCGTCGCCGCACTCATGGCGCGGTGCGCTGGGGCTCCACCCCGAATGTGGGGCAGCTCCATCGTCGGATTCGACAGCTACCACTATCGCTACGAGAGTGGCCGTGAAGGCGATGCGCCGCGAATCGGCCTCTCCCCGCGCAAGGCCGCGCTCGTGCTCTACATCATGGGTGGTTTTCCTCGCTACGAGGCGCTGCTCTCCAAGCTGGGCAAAGTCACAACCGGCAAGGCCTGTATATACATCAAGAAGCTTTCCGACGTTGATCTTGCGGTGCTTGAAAAGCTGATCACCGAATCGTTGGCCTATCTGCGCAAGCTCTATCCCGCCTGAAGCTCGCGAAGGTGGACCGCGGACGCGGAACCAAGGTGCGGAGCGCCAGCGCTTCCAGTGGGAGGCGAGGCGTCAACGGATGTTGGAGGCTTTAGACAGAAGCTCGCTCGCGAAACTCGGCGACCCGGTCGAGGAGGCGCATGATCGCTGCGAAGTGATCGCCGTGGGCGTCTGCCAGGAAGCGAGCGTGCCAACCCTCGGGAGGAAACTCGCCCTTCTCGTCTCGAATGTAGAACTGGATGGCTCCAGCAATGTTGCCAGATGCGATTCGAGTCCAAAGCCCAGCCCTGAGTGAGCCGGGTAATGCCTGTGCCGTCGTGGTGGCGAGTAATACTCCCGATAGCAGTAAGGTTCGAAGAAAACCGAGCATTCTTGATTAGTCTCTTGAGTCGGGCTTCGTCGCGGGGCTTGATCACATGGTCACACCAGGCGCACCTCATCCGGGACTTCCGCCAGTTCACCGTCAGCCCCCCCGGAATGGCTCCTGCGGCGCCTACCCGGAGAGGGGGCGTGAGCGGGTCAAATTTGTCCAATACGGCGGGCAGCCCCCCTCCTTAAAGTTCCGGGCATGACGCATTCCCGCGTCCCCACGAGGCCCTCTCCATGACGCAGCCCACCGCCAGCTCCGCCCCGACCTTCTACCCCACGCTGCGCTACAAGGACGCGCCCGCCGCCATCCGCTGGCTCGCGGCCGCCTTCGGCTTCCAGGAGCACCTGGTGGTCCCCGGCCCCAACGGCACCGTGGCCCACGCCGAGCTGCGCTTCGGCACGGGCATCTTCATGATGGGCAGTCAGAAGGACGACCTCTACGGCAACGCGGGCATGGCCCCCTATGTCTACGTGAGCGACATCGACGCTCACTGCGCCCGGGCACGGGCCGCGGGGGCCGAAATCGTGAGGGAGCCCTTCAACACCGACTATGGTTCGCGGGATTACGCGGCACGGGACTGTGAGGGCCACGTCTGGAGCTTCGGCACCTACCGCCCCGCGCCGGATTCCCGCTGACGCGGCTCGCCCCGGGCCGCAACCCAACCCCCGCGGGGCACGCTTGCCGACTGGAGTCCTCACACCATGATGAGAATCCTTCGCTTCGCCTCGCTGGGACTGGTCCTGTGGACCGCGTCCCCGGCGCTCGCCGCTCCCTCCTGGGGCACCTTCAAGAAGGACCGCTGCACGGACTCGGGACGGCGCCAGTACTCGGCCCAGCTCCTGAACATCCCGTCCGGCACCTCGTGGGAGAGCGCCTGTCAGACCACCCCTGCCTTCGTGGGCAACTACGCCTTCCGGCAACCCACCCGCTGCGTGAACAAGGGCGTCTCGGGCATGTGGGGCGAGTTCGAGGTGGATGACACCACGTGCAACCCGGTGACGGAGTGCACCGCCACCCCGCCCTCCGGCACCTTCACCAAGACGGGCAACACCGGCGCGGTGAGCTGCGAGGCCTACTGCGCCAACCGGGATGCCGCCTGGGGCACGCGCGGTGCCTGTGTGAAGGGCGTGGTGACGAGCGGCCCTCACGCGGGCGCGTGCATCGCCTGCAATGACGTGGCCGCCGACCAGGGCGACACGGGCGTCACCTGCTACTGCAAAGCCCCCGCGAAGGGCTTCGCGGACCTGCACGCGCACCCGTTCGCCCACCTCGCCTTCGGGGGGCAGGCCTTCTTCGGCAAGTCCTTCGGCCCCCTGGCCACCGCCCTGCCCTGGTGCGACAGCGTCCACGGCCCCGGGGGCACCCGGGATTCCTTCGGCACCCTCATGGCCACCCTGGGTTATGGCACCGGCGGCGTGGGCCACAAGGTGGGCGGCAATCCCCAGTTTGACGGCTGGCCGCGCTGGAACAGCTTCACCCACCAGTCCATGTATGAGGACTGGCTCTACCGCGCCGTGCAGGGCGGCCTGCGGCTGGTGGTGGCGCTGGCCGTCAACAACCAGGACATCTTCGCCTTCCCCATCTATGCCTCCAAGGCCCCGGGCCGCACCGGCGAGGACATGGAGGCGGTGGACCTGCAGCTCGACGAGGCCTACCGCATGCAGAGCCACATCGACACGAAGGCGGGCGGCGCGGGCCGCGGCTGGTTCCGCATCGTGAAGACGCCCGCCGAGGCGCGCACCGTCATCGCCCAGGGCAAGCTCGCCGTGGTGCTGGGCGCCGAGGTGGACTACCTCTTCGACTGCCGCCGCAACGGCACGTGCACGGCCGCCCACGTCGAGGCGCGGCTGGAGCACTACCACGCCCGCGGCCTGCGCCACCTGTTCCCCGTGCACTTCAAGCAGAACGCGTTCGCCGGCCCCGCGCTCACCAACCTCGTCACCGAGGGGGACTCGCGCGGCTGTGCCCAGGAGGGCTACGAGTACCAGCGGGACATCGCCCAGCCGCCCATCTGCGGCGCCCAGGGGCTCACGGACCTGGGCCGCACGCTGGTGCGCGGGATGATGCGCCGGAAGATGATCATCGACATCGACCACATGTCCAAGCGGGCCTTCGATGACACGCTGAGCCTGGTGGAGCCCTATGGCTACCCGGTGGTGAGCGGCCACACCACGCTGTTCGAGACGGCCCACGGCGGCAAGCGCCACGAGGGCAGCCTCAAGGCCGAGCAGCTCCAGCGCATCCGCAACGTGGGAGGCATGGTGTCGCTCATCCTCGACCAGGGCAGCCGCGACGAGGTGCCCACCTGGCGCGGCGCGGGCCAGCCCGTGGTGGAGCACCAGTGCGGCGGCACCTCCCAGAGCTGGGCCCAGGCCTACCTCTACCTGACGAAGGAGCTGGGCGGCCGGCCCGTGGGCCTCGGCTCGGACTTCAACGGGCTCGCGGGCCTGCCGGGCCCCCGCTTCGGCGCCGAGGCCTGCCACGGCGGCAGCTCCGCCGCGCAGGTGGCCCGCACGCGCTACCCGCTGAGCATCGCCGTGGAGAACAGCCCCCCGAAGCTGGAGCGCAGCGTGGTGGGCGCCAAGACGTTCGACATCAACGAGGACGGCCTGGCCCACACCGGCATGCTCCCGGACTTCGTCGCGGACCTGCGCCGCCAGGGCTTGCGCCACCAGGACCTGGAGCCCCTCCTGAACTCCGCCGAGGGCTACCTCCAGGTGTGGGAGCGCGCCGAGACCGCGGGCGCCCAGGTGCCCTGAGGCCACCTTCCTGACAGGACGCTCAGGCACCGCGCCGGGCGTAGCCCGACGTCAGGCGCCGGATGCTCTCGCATTCGGCCTGGATGTCCACCGGCCCCTCCTTCTGGACGAAGGCCATGGCCTCCGCCGGGGCGGTCTCGGGGCGTCCCGCGTTGAACGGCGGCGCCGGCGTATACTCCAGCAGGAGCTGGATCGCCTGCGCGACGACGGGCCCCGCCAGCTCCGCGGCGAGCGTCAGCGCGAAGTCGATCCCCGCCGTGACGCCTCCGCCGGTCAGCACATGGCCATCCCGGACCACGCGGCCCGCGTCGGGGGTGGCGCCGAGATCCGACAGGATGTCGCGCATGCCCCAGTGGCACGCCGCGCGCTTGCCTTCGAGCAGCCCCGCCATCCCCAGCAGCAGCGAGCCCGTGCACACGGACGTCACGTACCGCGCGGTGGTGCCCAACCGGCGGATCGCCGCCATGTAGACGGCATCCTGCATCACGTCCGCGGACGGGCCGCCCGGCACGCAGAGCACATCACACCGCTCCACGTCCTCCAGCCGGGTCAGGTCCGTGAGCGTCAACGCGCCCTCGCGGATGGGCTGCCCTCCCACGGAGGCGAACACCAGCTTCGCGCCGGGCACCGCCTGGAGCACCGCCTGCGGCCCCATGAAGTCGAGGAACGTCACCTGCGGGTAGAGCGGGAAGACAATGACGAGGGATTCAGCCATCGGAGGACTCCGGGGGTTGGGGGTTCCACACCGCGAAACCCGATTTGACAGGGCCCTTTATGCGCCGTCATCGTCATGGCGGAAAGGACGTATATCCCTTGATTCCCGCCATGCTCCGAGACATTGGGTTGTTGGCCTTCCCCGGCTTCCAGATCATCGATCTCACCGGTCCCGCCGCCGTGTTCGAGGGGCCCGCGGATCCCGCGCTGCCGCGCGCCTACCGGCTGCATCCTCTGTCCGAGCACGGGGGAATGGTTCGAAGCTCCTCGGGCCTGGAGATCCTGACGCAGCCGCTGGAACGGACCGCGTTCGACACGCTCCTGGCCGTGGGCGGGCCGGGAACCCTGACGGCC
Coding sequences within it:
- a CDS encoding membrane dipeptidase — encoded protein: MMRILRFASLGLVLWTASPALAAPSWGTFKKDRCTDSGRRQYSAQLLNIPSGTSWESACQTTPAFVGNYAFRQPTRCVNKGVSGMWGEFEVDDTTCNPVTECTATPPSGTFTKTGNTGAVSCEAYCANRDAAWGTRGACVKGVVTSGPHAGACIACNDVAADQGDTGVTCYCKAPAKGFADLHAHPFAHLAFGGQAFFGKSFGPLATALPWCDSVHGPGGTRDSFGTLMATLGYGTGGVGHKVGGNPQFDGWPRWNSFTHQSMYEDWLYRAVQGGLRLVVALAVNNQDIFAFPIYASKAPGRTGEDMEAVDLQLDEAYRMQSHIDTKAGGAGRGWFRIVKTPAEARTVIAQGKLAVVLGAEVDYLFDCRRNGTCTAAHVEARLEHYHARGLRHLFPVHFKQNAFAGPALTNLVTEGDSRGCAQEGYEYQRDIAQPPICGAQGLTDLGRTLVRGMMRRKMIIDIDHMSKRAFDDTLSLVEPYGYPVVSGHTTLFETAHGGKRHEGSLKAEQLQRIRNVGGMVSLILDQGSRDEVPTWRGAGQPVVEHQCGGTSQSWAQAYLYLTKELGGRPVGLGSDFNGLAGLPGPRFGAEACHGGSSAAQVARTRYPLSIAVENSPPKLERSVVGAKTFDINEDGLAHTGMLPDFVADLRRQGLRHQDLEPLLNSAEGYLQVWERAETAGAQVP
- a CDS encoding DJ-1/PfpI family protein → MAESLVIVFPLYPQVTFLDFMGPQAVLQAVPGAKLVFASVGGQPIREGALTLTDLTRLEDVERCDVLCVPGGPSADVMQDAVYMAAIRRLGTTARYVTSVCTGSLLLGMAGLLEGKRAACHWGMRDILSDLGATPDAGRVVRDGHVLTGGGVTAGIDFALTLAAELAGPVVAQAIQLLLEYTPAPPFNAGRPETAPAEAMAFVQKEGPVDIQAECESIRRLTSGYARRGA